From one Musa acuminata AAA Group cultivar baxijiao chromosome BXJ2-6, Cavendish_Baxijiao_AAA, whole genome shotgun sequence genomic stretch:
- the LOC135613548 gene encoding uncharacterized protein LOC135613548, with amino-acid sequence MASSLKLLFALLLLLLCSIHGGRGQPCSTSDINVEQSKTGVTVEGQAEYEVTVSNTCDCPQSKVMILCYGLRSVVAVSPRAIKPVDAKLCVVAEGRPLSKGTPVKFKYAWKTPQDFPVVSTKIRC; translated from the exons ATGGCGAGTTCTCTAAAGCTTCTCTttgctcttcttctcctccttctctgCAGCATTCACGGAG GCCGGGGACAACCGTGCAGCACATCGGACATAAACGTTGAACAGAGCAAGACGGGAGTGACCGTGGAAGGGCAAGCGGAGTACGAAGTTACGGTGAGCAACACCTGCGACTGTCCGCAGTCGAAGGTGATGATACTGTGCTACGGCCTCAGAAGCGTCGTAGCCGTCTCCCCTCGCGCCATTAAGCCGGTGGACGCTAAGCTGTGCGTCGTCGCCGAGGGGCGCCCGTTGTCCAAGGGGACTCCCGTTAAGTTCAAGTACGCGTGGAAGACGCCGCAAGACTTTCCTGTGGTTAGCACGAAGATCCGCTGCTAA